The Citrifermentans bemidjiense Bem genome window below encodes:
- a CDS encoding phospholipase D-like domain-containing protein, with translation MRNLSEHVVSTRLLPGNNLTPLENGEEAYPAMLAAIDRAEGSVHLCTYIFDGDDTGKRFVMALSRAADRGVEVRVIVDSLGEKYSNPTARELLKGSGVRFRRFLPLRPGGYLNLRNHRKLLVVDGKLAFTGGMNIGSRHLVASRPPVVKDLHFQVTGPVVTDLQRTFLEDWSFAGGAQLSGPRYFPELVPTGSALVRAVSDGPDKEFRKLNWIILGALSCARRRVTIVTPYFIPDRPLISALITASLRGVAITLVLPEVNNLPYVQWASRSYLWELLQQGVRIFAQPPPFVHTKFMVVDGSWSLIGSANLDPRSLRLNFEFNLEVYDLQFARLLEERCQATLELSRELTLAEMDGRPLVIKLRDATAKLFSPYL, from the coding sequence TTGCGCAACCTCTCCGAGCACGTGGTCAGCACCAGGCTTCTCCCCGGCAACAACCTGACGCCGCTGGAAAACGGCGAGGAAGCTTACCCCGCCATGCTGGCCGCCATCGACAGGGCGGAAGGTTCGGTGCATCTTTGCACCTACATCTTCGACGGGGACGACACCGGCAAACGTTTCGTGATGGCGCTTTCGAGGGCGGCCGACCGCGGGGTCGAGGTGCGGGTGATCGTGGACAGCCTGGGGGAGAAGTATTCGAATCCTACGGCGCGGGAACTGCTCAAGGGGTCCGGGGTCAGGTTCCGCCGCTTCCTGCCGCTTCGGCCGGGGGGCTACCTGAACCTTAGGAACCACCGCAAGCTGCTGGTGGTGGATGGGAAGCTCGCCTTCACAGGCGGCATGAACATCGGCAGCAGGCATCTGGTCGCCAGCCGCCCGCCGGTGGTGAAGGACCTGCATTTCCAGGTCACCGGCCCCGTAGTGACGGACCTGCAGCGGACCTTCCTGGAGGACTGGAGCTTCGCCGGCGGCGCACAGCTCTCAGGGCCGCGCTACTTCCCGGAGTTGGTCCCCACTGGGAGCGCGCTGGTCCGGGCGGTAAGCGACGGGCCGGACAAGGAATTCAGGAAGCTCAACTGGATCATACTGGGAGCCCTCTCCTGCGCCAGGCGAAGGGTCACCATAGTCACCCCATACTTCATTCCCGACCGGCCGCTGATCTCGGCCCTGATCACCGCGTCCCTCAGGGGGGTGGCCATCACCCTGGTGCTCCCGGAAGTCAACAACCTCCCCTACGTGCAGTGGGCCAGCCGTTCCTACCTCTGGGAGTTGCTGCAGCAGGGGGTCCGCATCTTCGCGCAGCCCCCCCCCTTCGTCCACACCAAGTTCATGGTGGTAGACGGAAGCTGGAGCTTGATCGGCAGCGCCAATCTCGACCCGAGGAGCTTGAGGCTCAACTTCGAGTTCAACCTGGAGGTGTACGACCTCCAGTTCGCGCGCCTTTTGGAGGAGCGCTGCCAGGCAACCCTGGAGCTATCCCGGGAGCTCACCCTCGCCGAAATGGACGGCCGCCCCCTCGTCATCAAGCTTAGAGACGCCACAGCGAAGCTTTTCTCCCCCTACCTGTAA
- the rsmB gene encoding 16S rRNA (cytosine(967)-C(5))-methyltransferase RsmB: MSSKNPRRAAFDILLRIEKEKSFADILIDHELSKDIIKGADRGLLTELVYGVLRRQGTLDYIISQFSKQRPEKLELFVRLLLRLGIYQCFFLDRVPVSAAVNETVNLAKELAPRASGFINAVLRNADRGRDTIAYPDRAERPAEYLAARYSHPAWLAQQWCDQLGLEAAEELAAAMSEPPPLTVRVNTLRITREELIQRLAGEGVSCSATSWSPDGIRLNQSGQITRLPSFRDGLFTVQDESSQLAPLFLAPGKGERVLDACAAPGGKTTQIAQLMQDSGEIYACDVNNKKLRLIKETCDRLGINSVRTFTMDATAPSNAIKETTFHRILVDAPCSGLGVIRRNPEGKWSKSGDDLLQLARTQVSILENLCRYLEPKGTILYATCSTSVQENEYVVDSFLAQHPEFVVEDLRPLFPQYAPLFTERGFFRSWPHRDGMDGFFSARLKRK, encoded by the coding sequence TTGTCCAGCAAAAACCCGCGCCGCGCCGCCTTCGATATCCTGCTCCGGATCGAGAAAGAAAAGTCCTTCGCAGACATCCTGATTGACCACGAACTTTCCAAGGACATCATCAAGGGAGCCGACCGGGGCCTGCTCACCGAGCTGGTCTACGGCGTGCTGCGCAGGCAGGGGACGCTCGATTACATCATCTCCCAGTTTTCCAAACAAAGGCCGGAGAAACTTGAGCTTTTCGTGCGGCTCCTGTTGCGCCTGGGGATTTACCAGTGCTTCTTCCTGGACCGGGTCCCGGTGTCGGCCGCCGTCAACGAGACGGTGAACCTGGCCAAGGAACTGGCGCCGCGCGCCTCCGGCTTCATCAACGCGGTGCTCAGAAACGCCGACCGCGGCCGCGACACCATAGCCTACCCCGACCGCGCCGAGCGCCCCGCCGAATACCTGGCCGCGCGCTACTCCCATCCCGCCTGGCTCGCCCAGCAGTGGTGCGACCAGCTAGGGCTCGAAGCAGCGGAGGAGCTGGCAGCCGCCATGTCCGAACCGCCCCCCTTGACCGTGAGGGTCAACACGCTGCGCATCACCCGCGAAGAGCTGATCCAGAGGTTGGCCGGGGAGGGGGTGAGCTGCAGCGCGACCTCGTGGTCCCCGGACGGCATCCGCCTGAACCAGTCCGGCCAGATCACCAGGCTTCCTTCCTTCAGGGACGGCCTCTTCACCGTGCAGGACGAATCGTCGCAGCTGGCCCCGCTGTTCCTGGCCCCTGGAAAAGGGGAGCGGGTGCTGGATGCCTGCGCCGCCCCCGGCGGCAAGACTACCCAGATAGCGCAGCTGATGCAGGACTCCGGCGAGATCTACGCCTGCGACGTGAACAACAAGAAGCTCAGGCTGATCAAGGAGACCTGCGACCGGCTGGGGATCAACTCGGTGCGCACCTTCACTATGGACGCCACCGCCCCCTCCAACGCCATCAAGGAGACCACCTTCCACCGCATCCTGGTGGACGCCCCCTGCTCGGGCCTGGGCGTGATCAGGCGCAACCCCGAGGGGAAGTGGAGCAAGTCCGGCGACGACCTGCTGCAACTGGCGCGCACCCAGGTCAGCATCCTGGAGAACCTCTGCAGGTACCTGGAGCCGAAGGGGACCATCCTCTACGCCACCTGCTCGACCAGCGTCCAGGAGAACGAGTACGTGGTGGACAGCTTCCTCGCGCAGCATCCGGAGTTCGTCGTGGAAGACCTGCGCCCGCTCTTCCCTCAGTATGCGCCGCTCTTCACCGAGCGCGGCTTCTTCAGGAGCTGGCCGCACCGCGACGGCATGGACGGCTTCTTCTCGGCGCGCCTGAAGAGGAAGTAG
- the rpe gene encoding ribulose-phosphate 3-epimerase → MKKIAPSILSADFARLGEEIKAIEAGGADYVHIDVMDGQFVPNITIGPLIVEAARRVTTLPLDVHLMIDNPDRYIPDFAKAGSDIIVVHAEATNHLHRTVQLIKSLGKKAGVSLNPATPLNLLDYVMEDLDLILLMTVNPGFGGQSFIEACIPKIQALRATMDRRGIEAELEVDGGVKIDNIARISHAGADVFVAGSAVFNSPDYAATIAELKKKAKEPVL, encoded by the coding sequence ATGAAAAAGATCGCTCCATCCATTCTTTCCGCGGACTTCGCCCGGCTGGGCGAGGAGATCAAGGCCATCGAGGCCGGCGGCGCCGACTACGTCCACATCGACGTCATGGACGGCCAGTTCGTCCCCAACATCACCATCGGCCCGCTGATCGTGGAAGCGGCGCGCCGGGTCACTACGCTTCCGCTCGACGTGCACCTGATGATCGACAACCCGGACCGCTACATCCCCGATTTCGCCAAGGCGGGCTCGGACATCATCGTGGTCCATGCCGAGGCGACCAACCACCTGCACCGCACCGTGCAGCTGATCAAGTCGCTGGGGAAGAAGGCGGGCGTCTCGCTCAACCCGGCGACCCCGCTTAACCTTCTGGATTACGTGATGGAGGACCTCGACCTGATCCTCTTGATGACGGTGAACCCCGGTTTCGGCGGGCAGTCGTTCATCGAGGCCTGCATCCCGAAGATCCAGGCCCTGCGCGCCACCATGGATAGGCGTGGCATCGAGGCGGAACTCGAGGTCGACGGCGGCGTCAAGATCGACAACATAGCCCGCATCTCCCATGCCGGGGCGGACGTCTTTGTGGCCGGCAGTGCCGTCTTCAACAGCCCCGACTACGCGGCGACCATCGCCGAGCTGAAGAAAAAGGCCAAGGAGCCGGTGCTCTGA
- a CDS encoding metal ABC transporter permease — translation MIITEMLSYGFMQRALVGGSLIAILCSVLGVFLVLRRLSLIGDGLAHVTFGSVALALLFRLQSVYMTLAIIPVVLASSMGILKLAQKARIYGDAAIGIVSAIGIATGVMLASVAGGFNVDLFSYLFGNILSISSSELVIAALLFVIVIACVVMFYNELFASTFDEDLAKSSGIDTERINTVLVLMTALTVVLAMKVVGIMLISALLIIPAVSALQIAKGFKSAIITAAVIGVVTVICGISLSFVMNLPSGATIVLINFAVLLASFGGRALRGHK, via the coding sequence CGGCTCGCTGATCGCCATCCTATGCTCGGTGCTCGGGGTGTTCCTCGTGCTGCGCCGCCTTTCCCTGATCGGCGACGGCCTGGCGCACGTCACTTTCGGCAGCGTGGCGCTGGCGCTTCTTTTCAGGTTGCAGTCGGTCTACATGACCCTTGCCATCATCCCGGTGGTGCTCGCCTCGTCGATGGGGATCCTGAAACTGGCACAAAAGGCGAGGATCTACGGCGACGCCGCCATCGGCATCGTCTCGGCCATCGGCATCGCCACCGGCGTCATGCTGGCCAGCGTCGCCGGCGGCTTCAACGTCGACCTCTTCAGCTACCTGTTCGGGAACATCCTCTCCATCAGCAGCAGCGAACTGGTGATAGCGGCTTTGCTCTTCGTCATCGTCATCGCCTGCGTGGTGATGTTTTACAACGAGCTCTTCGCCAGCACCTTCGACGAGGACCTCGCCAAGAGTTCCGGCATCGACACGGAACGCATCAATACGGTGCTGGTGCTGATGACGGCGCTGACCGTGGTTCTGGCCATGAAGGTGGTGGGGATCATGCTGATTTCAGCGCTTTTGATAATCCCTGCTGTATCCGCCTTGCAGATCGCCAAGGGGTTCAAGTCGGCCATCATTACCGCGGCGGTGATCGGGGTGGTGACGGTGATCTGCGGAATATCCCTCTCCTTCGTGATGAACCTCCCCTCCGGCGCCACCATCGTGCTGATAAACTTCGCGGTTTTGCTCGCCTCCTTCGGCGGGCGCGCCCTTCGGGGTCATAAATAA
- a CDS encoding thioredoxin family protein: MIAWESDMAKALARGKAEQKSVLVEFFSTECIGCKQMEEITFADPAVINFISDHVIPLRIPVTNAAHTSDYRVVWTPTIITMDYYGREHQRTVGFLTAEEMVGSALLGMGKVSLDYGQFSEAVIQFNTLLNGCPDCASAPEAVYLRGVARYKTSHAPSALKDIYQQLLAQYPESEWTKRAHPFTLL, from the coding sequence ATGATAGCCTGGGAATCGGACATGGCAAAAGCCCTCGCACGGGGGAAGGCCGAGCAGAAGAGCGTGCTGGTTGAGTTTTTCAGCACCGAGTGCATCGGATGCAAACAGATGGAAGAGATAACCTTCGCCGACCCGGCCGTCATCAACTTCATCTCCGATCATGTCATACCGCTGCGCATCCCGGTGACCAACGCGGCCCACACCTCAGATTACCGGGTCGTCTGGACCCCCACCATCATCACCATGGATTACTACGGCAGAGAGCACCAGCGCACCGTCGGCTTCCTCACGGCAGAGGAGATGGTAGGCTCCGCCCTTCTCGGTATGGGCAAGGTCAGCCTCGACTACGGGCAGTTCAGCGAGGCGGTGATCCAGTTCAACACCCTTCTGAACGGCTGCCCGGACTGCGCCTCCGCCCCCGAAGCGGTTTACCTGCGCGGGGTGGCACGCTACAAAACGAGTCACGCGCCGTCGGCACTCAAGGACATTTACCAGCAGCTCCTGGCGCAATACCCGGAAAGCGAGTGGACCAAGAGGGCCCACCCCTTCACGCTGCTTTGA
- a CDS encoding GGDEF domain-containing protein: protein MIEKKEWISADAMARYAGHDRVLGVITWLLLALVLFDISLLHVDSRSTIMVLFCSLGLVCYKASARFLLRRGKTKTLLDLVLLLLYAVAVSWFTGKTSSPFISVLYLILMATSLTLGRWIAFIMTGLAIALYTLLASFQSPSFWYDIGGHVVKIFPFILIAHLGALLRGEAESARAEVERLSLTDDLTQLNNMRSFEALALQQEKISKRYGTPFSICMLDADNLKQINDRHGHLAGTELIKWTARIIASNIRESDVAARFGGDEFIIMFAGQEQQNIVAAVERIVRVMHASPFSFEGELVQGTLSAGVASFPRDGEELRTIVKKADLAMYRSKRRGKNRVSLFGDQAGEAVPSGLQVGGEKLRCGVSKLDDEGAAVHFGEGELPG from the coding sequence ATGATCGAGAAAAAGGAGTGGATTAGCGCAGATGCGATGGCCAGGTACGCCGGCCACGACCGGGTCCTGGGTGTGATAACCTGGCTCCTCTTGGCACTGGTGCTGTTCGACATATCGCTTCTGCACGTGGATAGCCGCAGTACCATCATGGTGCTCTTCTGCTCGCTGGGGCTTGTCTGTTACAAGGCTTCGGCGCGGTTCCTGCTGCGCCGGGGCAAAACTAAAACTCTACTCGACCTGGTCCTGCTGCTTTTGTACGCCGTCGCCGTCAGTTGGTTTACCGGCAAAACTTCCAGCCCCTTCATCTCGGTTTTGTACCTGATCCTGATGGCAACCTCGCTTACCCTCGGGCGCTGGATCGCCTTCATCATGACCGGCCTGGCCATCGCCCTCTATACCTTGCTCGCTTCCTTCCAGTCCCCCAGCTTCTGGTACGACATCGGCGGACACGTCGTGAAGATTTTCCCCTTCATCTTGATCGCCCATCTGGGGGCGCTGCTGCGAGGCGAGGCGGAGAGCGCGCGCGCCGAGGTGGAGCGGCTTTCGCTTACCGACGACCTCACTCAGCTAAACAACATGCGCAGCTTCGAGGCGCTTGCGCTGCAGCAGGAAAAGATCTCGAAACGCTACGGCACCCCGTTCTCCATCTGCATGCTGGACGCGGACAACCTGAAGCAGATAAACGACCGGCACGGGCATCTGGCTGGAACTGAGCTGATCAAGTGGACCGCGCGCATCATCGCCTCCAATATCAGGGAGAGTGACGTGGCCGCCAGGTTTGGCGGGGACGAATTCATCATCATGTTTGCCGGGCAGGAGCAGCAAAACATCGTAGCTGCCGTGGAGAGGATCGTTCGCGTCATGCACGCCTCTCCTTTTTCCTTCGAGGGGGAACTGGTCCAGGGGACGCTTTCTGCCGGGGTGGCATCCTTCCCGCGTGACGGCGAGGAGTTGCGCACCATTGTGAAGAAGGCGGACCTGGCGATGTACCGCAGCAAGAGGCGGGGCAAGAACCGGGTTTCGCTCTTCGGCGATCAGGCAGGGGAGGCGGTGCCGAGCGGGTTACAGGTAGGGGGAGAAAAGCTTCGCTGTGGCGTCTCTAAGCTTGATGACGAGGGGGCGGCCGTCCATTTCGGCGAGGGTGAGCTCCCGGGATAG